In Deltaproteobacteria bacterium, a single window of DNA contains:
- the tsaD gene encoding tRNA (adenosine(37)-N6)-threonylcarbamoyltransferase complex transferase subunit TsaD, whose product MKILGIETSCDETAAAVVSNGNTVLSNVVWSQVATHHPYGGVVPELASRKHIEKIVPVVKEALSLAGLDSNSLDGVAVTCGPGLVGALLVGLSFAKGFAYARGLPLTGVNHLEGHITAVHLEPAAPPFPFVALLASGGHTSLYYVVGPTRFEHMGQTRDDAAGEAFDKVAKLLGLGYPGGAVIDELSRQGDPERIRFPRALLDKTGFDFSFSGIKTAVARYVQGQQGESSASLQDIAAGFQEAVVDVLVQKAILAAETKRCECLAVVGGVASNSRLRARIREEAMRAGITVHIPRPEFCTDNAAMIAATGYHYLSQGKNAPLDLDAYSKVPKLLR is encoded by the coding sequence ATGAAAATCCTGGGAATAGAAACCTCTTGCGACGAGACAGCGGCCGCTGTCGTATCTAACGGAAATACCGTTTTATCGAATGTGGTTTGGTCACAGGTTGCGACCCACCATCCTTATGGCGGCGTTGTTCCAGAACTGGCTTCTCGAAAGCACATAGAGAAGATCGTTCCCGTGGTTAAAGAAGCCCTGTCTCTCGCCGGGCTTGATTCAAACAGCCTTGATGGTGTTGCTGTAACCTGTGGTCCGGGTTTGGTGGGGGCGCTCCTCGTCGGCCTATCCTTTGCCAAGGGTTTTGCTTATGCCAGAGGACTGCCGTTGACCGGGGTTAATCATCTGGAGGGCCACATAACAGCAGTTCATCTGGAACCTGCTGCCCCACCTTTTCCGTTTGTGGCGCTTTTGGCTTCAGGAGGGCACACGAGCCTTTACTACGTAGTCGGCCCGACGCGTTTTGAACACATGGGTCAGACCAGAGACGATGCTGCGGGGGAGGCATTTGACAAGGTGGCAAAATTGCTTGGGCTGGGATATCCGGGAGGGGCGGTCATAGATGAACTGTCCCGGCAAGGGGATCCTGAAAGGATACGCTTTCCCAGGGCATTGCTCGATAAGACTGGTTTCGATTTTAGTTTTAGCGGCATAAAAACTGCTGTCGCCCGCTATGTGCAGGGACAACAAGGTGAAAGTTCGGCAAGCCTCCAGGACATTGCAGCCGGATTTCAAGAAGCTGTGGTTGATGTCTTGGTTCAAAAGGCGATCTTGGCGGCTGAGACTAAAAGATGTGAATGTCTGGCTGTTGTGGGGGGCGTGGCGTCAAACAGCAGGTTGCGAGCGCGCATTAGGGAAGAGGCCATGCGCGCCGGCATCACGGTCCATATTCCGAGGCCCGAGTTTTGTACAGACAATGCGGCAATGATCGCTGCTACGGGTTACCACTACCTGTCACAAGGGAAAAACGCGCCCCTGGATCTGGATGCCTACTCCAAGGTCCCGAAGCTCTTGCGATAG